The Beijerinckiaceae bacterium RH AL1 genome has a segment encoding these proteins:
- the citA gene encoding Citrate-proton symporter (ID:RHAL1_01773;~source:Prodigal:2.6), whose protein sequence is MTRRETALAVVRVTSGNFLEMFDFFLFGFYAKPIGDAFFPAHDPVSRLLLAFLTFGAAFLMRPLGAILLGAYVDKVGRRRGLVVTLAIMAAGTLTIALTPSFASLAAIAPALGYAAPLLVLAGRLAQGFSAGVELGGVSVYLAEMAPPGRRGFLVAFQSASQQVAVVVAALVGFALERTLGAPAIAAWGWRLPFLAGCAIIPLLFWIRSSLAETEAFRSRTPPDLATAIATLFARWRVVLVGMLLVAMTTASFYLITVYTPTFGQHELHLDPGATLLIACAVGVLNFCVLPAAGALSDRVGRRPLLIACTVLMLLTAYPALAWLAAAPSVSRMLLVELWLALVYASYNGAMVVALTEAVPPAVRTAGFSLAYSLATALFGGMTPAVSQSLIAFTGDKAAPGIWLSAAAALSLAAALALRPEGQAQSSL, encoded by the coding sequence GTGACCCGCCGGGAGACCGCTCTCGCCGTCGTCCGCGTGACGAGCGGCAACTTCCTCGAGATGTTCGATTTCTTCCTGTTCGGCTTCTACGCGAAGCCGATCGGCGATGCGTTCTTCCCGGCGCACGATCCCGTCTCGCGGCTGCTGCTCGCCTTCCTCACCTTCGGCGCCGCCTTCCTGATGCGGCCGCTCGGCGCCATCCTGCTCGGCGCCTACGTCGACAAGGTCGGACGTCGGCGCGGGCTCGTCGTCACCTTGGCGATCATGGCGGCCGGCACGCTGACGATCGCCTTGACGCCGAGCTTTGCAAGCCTCGCCGCGATCGCCCCGGCGCTCGGCTACGCCGCCCCGCTGCTGGTGCTCGCCGGCCGGCTCGCGCAGGGGTTTTCGGCCGGCGTCGAGCTCGGCGGCGTCTCGGTCTATCTCGCCGAGATGGCGCCGCCGGGCCGCCGCGGCTTCCTCGTCGCGTTCCAGTCGGCAAGCCAGCAGGTCGCCGTCGTGGTCGCCGCGCTCGTCGGCTTCGCGCTGGAGCGGACGCTGGGTGCGCCGGCGATCGCGGCCTGGGGCTGGCGGCTGCCGTTCCTCGCTGGCTGCGCGATCATCCCGCTCCTGTTCTGGATCCGCAGCTCGCTCGCCGAGACCGAGGCGTTCCGCTCGCGGACGCCGCCGGACCTCGCGACGGCGATCGCCACGCTCTTCGCGCGCTGGCGCGTCGTGCTCGTCGGCATGCTGCTCGTCGCGATGACCACGGCCTCGTTCTACCTGATTACCGTCTACACGCCGACCTTCGGCCAGCACGAGCTGCATCTCGATCCCGGCGCGACGCTGCTGATCGCATGCGCCGTCGGCGTCCTGAACTTCTGCGTGCTGCCCGCGGCCGGCGCGCTGTCGGATCGGGTCGGCCGGCGACCGCTGCTCATCGCCTGCACGGTGCTGATGCTGCTTACCGCCTATCCCGCCCTGGCGTGGCTCGCCGCCGCGCCGAGCGTCTCCCGCATGCTCTTGGTCGAGCTGTGGCTCGCGTTGGTCTACGCAAGCTACAACGGCGCCATGGTCGTCGCGCTGACGGAAGCGGTGCCGCCCGCGGTTCGCACGGCCGGCTTCTCGCTCGCCTACAGCCTCGCCACCGCGCTGTTCGGCGGCATGACGCCCGCCGTGAGCCAGTCCCTGATCGCGTTCACCGGCGACAAGGCGGCGCCGGGTATCTGGCTGAGCGCGGCGGCGGCGCTCAGCCTGGCCGCCGCCCTCGCCCTGCGCCCGGAGGGGCAAGCTCAGTCGAGCTTGTAG
- a CDS encoding hypothetical protein (ID:RHAL1_01769;~conserved protein of unknown function;~source:Prodigal:2.6), with the protein MPVARPILPVAPRLGLVLGLGLVFGLAAAPAWAANNYDFLAAPQIDLNRIFRVDKSTGEVGACQFGLKEGSPVGVTLCYPPGQGAGPQTPSDYTLVASRHEHEAGAWRVDLRTGQMSICYVLDDAVVCTPPAK; encoded by the coding sequence CCCGTCGCCCGCCCGATCCTGCCGGTCGCCCCGCGCCTCGGGCTGGTGCTTGGTCTGGGTCTTGTGTTCGGCCTCGCGGCCGCGCCGGCGTGGGCGGCGAACAACTACGACTTCCTCGCGGCGCCGCAGATCGACCTCAACCGCATCTTCCGCGTCGACAAGTCGACCGGCGAGGTCGGCGCCTGCCAGTTCGGGCTGAAGGAGGGCTCGCCGGTCGGCGTCACGCTGTGCTACCCGCCGGGGCAGGGGGCCGGCCCGCAGACGCCGAGCGACTACACGCTCGTGGCCTCCCGGCACGAGCACGAGGCCGGCGCCTGGCGCGTCGACCTGCGCACCGGGCAGATGTCGATCTGCTACGTGCTCGACGATGCCGTCGTCTGCACGCCGCCGGCGAAATAG
- the gor gene encoding Glutathione reductase (ID:RHAL1_01772;~source:Prodigal:2.6), producing MSQSSGDFDVDLFVIGAGSGGTRAARIAAQHGARVMVAEEFRVGGTCVIRGCVPKKLMVYASRFADAFEEAEGFGWHLEKPSFDWRKLVAAKEKEITRLSGLYVQNIEKAGASIYDGRARVAGAQAIALADGRTIRAKTILVATGAHPRVLDHVPGHELMISSNEIFDLPVFPKRLLVIGAGYIGVEFASVFTRLGSQVTVVVRSRNILRGFDDDMRDGLREAMTRAGVRFEFDNTVAKVEKGPDGLAATLADGRVIACDVILNASGRVPNTEGLGLAEAGVRLGDNGEVCVDDASQSSVPSIYAVGDVTDRVALTPVAIREGHAFADTVFGGKHVRVDHATIATAVFTTPEIGTVGLTEQEAIRQYPLVDVYAASFRPMKATLSGREEKTIMKIVVDGKSDRVLGVHILGEDAGELAQVLGIAVKMGATKADFDATVAVHPTAAEELVTMRMRQRRHEKPLEEAHSPGLADC from the coding sequence TTGAGCCAATCCTCGGGCGACTTCGACGTCGACCTCTTCGTCATCGGCGCGGGCTCCGGCGGCACGCGCGCGGCCCGCATCGCCGCCCAGCACGGCGCGCGGGTGATGGTGGCGGAGGAGTTCCGCGTCGGCGGCACCTGCGTAATCCGCGGCTGCGTGCCGAAGAAGCTCATGGTCTACGCCAGCAGGTTCGCCGACGCCTTCGAGGAAGCGGAAGGGTTCGGCTGGCATCTCGAGAAGCCCTCCTTCGACTGGCGCAAGCTGGTCGCCGCCAAGGAGAAGGAGATCACGCGGCTCTCCGGCCTCTACGTTCAGAACATCGAGAAGGCCGGCGCGTCGATCTACGATGGGCGCGCCCGCGTCGCCGGCGCGCAGGCCATCGCGCTTGCCGACGGCCGGACGATCCGCGCGAAGACCATCCTCGTCGCCACCGGCGCGCATCCGCGCGTGCTCGATCACGTGCCGGGCCACGAGCTGATGATCTCGTCGAACGAGATCTTCGACCTGCCCGTGTTCCCGAAGCGGCTGCTGGTGATCGGCGCCGGCTACATCGGGGTCGAGTTCGCCTCGGTCTTCACGCGGCTCGGCTCGCAGGTTACTGTGGTCGTGCGCAGCCGCAACATCCTGCGCGGCTTCGACGACGACATGCGCGACGGGCTGCGTGAGGCGATGACCCGCGCGGGCGTCCGCTTCGAGTTCGACAACACTGTTGCCAAAGTCGAGAAGGGTCCCGACGGCCTCGCCGCGACGCTCGCCGACGGCCGCGTCATCGCCTGCGACGTGATCCTGAATGCCTCAGGCCGCGTGCCGAACACCGAGGGCCTGGGCCTCGCCGAGGCGGGCGTGCGGCTCGGCGACAACGGCGAGGTCTGCGTCGACGACGCCTCCCAGTCGAGCGTGCCGTCGATCTACGCCGTCGGCGATGTCACCGACCGCGTCGCGCTGACGCCGGTCGCGATCCGCGAAGGCCATGCCTTCGCCGACACCGTCTTCGGCGGCAAGCACGTCAGAGTCGACCACGCGACGATCGCCACCGCCGTGTTCACCACGCCGGAGATCGGCACCGTCGGCCTCACCGAGCAGGAGGCCATCCGGCAGTATCCGCTGGTCGACGTCTACGCGGCGTCGTTCCGCCCGATGAAGGCGACGCTGTCGGGCCGCGAGGAAAAGACGATCATGAAGATCGTCGTCGACGGCAAGAGCGACCGCGTGCTCGGCGTCCATATCCTCGGCGAGGACGCCGGCGAGCTCGCCCAGGTGCTGGGCATCGCGGTGAAGATGGGCGCGACCAAAGCCGACTTCGACGCGACCGTCGCCGTGCACCCGACGGCGGCCGAAGAGCTCGTCACCATGCGCATGCGCCAACGCCGGCACGAGAAGCCCCTCGAGGAGGCGCACAGCCCGGGCCTCGCGGATTGCTGA
- a CDS encoding hypothetical protein (ID:RHAL1_01771;~conserved exported protein of unknown function;~source:Prodigal:2.6), with protein sequence MPLSRWSSRGIGPILAVALACPVASPVLAQAPVPAAAAPADPPPQSGTPVGTNGVPLPPPPDAANPTPEHIAQARKLILATGISRSFDVMIAEFMDQIGNSVTQERPELVTDMHAVLDKLKPEFDRQSQEMIDQSAKIYASLLSQKDIDTILTFYNTEAGKRYVAMQPLFLNQLLSGTQAWQQKIAINMMARVRAEMKKKGHDL encoded by the coding sequence ATGCCGCTGTCGCGCTGGTCGAGCCGGGGCATCGGGCCCATCCTCGCGGTCGCGCTCGCGTGTCCCGTCGCGAGCCCGGTGCTGGCGCAGGCACCGGTGCCGGCCGCCGCCGCGCCGGCCGATCCGCCGCCGCAGAGCGGCACGCCGGTCGGCACCAACGGCGTCCCGCTGCCGCCGCCGCCCGATGCGGCGAACCCGACGCCGGAGCACATCGCCCAGGCGCGCAAGCTGATCCTCGCCACCGGCATCTCGCGCTCGTTCGACGTCATGATCGCCGAGTTCATGGACCAGATCGGCAACTCGGTGACGCAGGAGCGGCCCGAGCTCGTTACCGACATGCACGCCGTCCTCGACAAGCTGAAGCCCGAGTTCGACCGGCAGTCGCAGGAGATGATCGACCAGTCGGCGAAGATCTACGCCTCGCTGCTGTCGCAGAAGGACATCGACACGATCCTCACCTTCTACAACACCGAGGCCGGAAAGCGGTATGTTGCGATGCAGCCGCTGTTCCTGAACCAGCTGCTCTCCGGCACCCAGGCCTGGCAGCAGAAGATCGCGATCAACATGATGGCCCGCGTGCGGGCCGAGATGAAGAAGAAGGGCCACGACCTTTGA
- the rpiA gene encoding Ribose-5-phosphate isomerase A (ID:RHAL1_01770;~source:Prodigal:2.6), whose amino-acid sequence MEAGKRAAAARALELVQSGMKLGLGTGSTAHEFVALLGERVAAGLDVVGVPTSQRTAAHAASLGIRITTLDELPELDLTIDGADEFDPALNLVKGGGGALLREKIVATASKRMVVITDSSKQVQHLGRFPLPVEVNRFGLGATRNAIVRVAELCGCHGEIALRRTPEGADYLTDGGHLIFDCHFGRIDDPAVLADRLVAIPGVVEHGLFIGIASQVICAGPDGIAVLDRAGAP is encoded by the coding sequence ATGGAAGCCGGCAAGCGCGCCGCCGCGGCGCGGGCGCTCGAGCTCGTGCAGTCCGGCATGAAGCTCGGCCTCGGCACCGGCTCGACCGCGCACGAGTTCGTGGCGCTGCTCGGCGAGCGCGTCGCCGCCGGGCTCGACGTGGTTGGCGTTCCCACCTCCCAGCGGACGGCGGCGCATGCGGCGAGCCTCGGCATCCGCATCACGACGCTCGACGAGCTGCCGGAGCTCGACCTCACCATCGACGGTGCCGACGAGTTCGACCCCGCGCTCAATCTCGTCAAGGGCGGCGGCGGCGCGCTGCTGCGCGAGAAGATCGTGGCCACGGCCTCGAAGCGCATGGTCGTGATCACGGACTCTTCCAAGCAGGTCCAGCACCTCGGCCGCTTCCCGCTACCGGTCGAGGTCAACCGCTTCGGCCTCGGCGCGACCCGCAACGCGATCGTGCGCGTTGCCGAGTTGTGCGGGTGCCATGGCGAGATCGCGCTGCGCCGGACGCCGGAGGGCGCCGACTACCTCACCGACGGCGGCCATCTCATCTTCGACTGCCACTTTGGCCGCATCGACGATCCCGCGGTGCTCGCGGACCGTCTCGTCGCCATCCCCGGCGTGGTCGAGCACGGGCTCTTCATCGGCATCGCCAGCCAGGTGATCTGCGCCGGACCCGACGGCATCGCGGTCCTCGACAGGGCGGGCGCCCCCTGA